ACCGGAACCTCCGGTCCTGATGGGGCCGTAGCTCAGTTGGGAGAGCGCCTCGTTCGCAATGAGGAGGCCGGGGGTTCGATTCCCCCCGGCTCCACCAGAAGACGGAGCAGGAGGCGGAAATGTCCGGACAGCCAGTCATATGTGAGCGCCCGTGCGACGCCCGCAATACAGCGGGACCAACCCGCTTTGTGGTAATTACGGGCGGCCCCGGCGCGGGCAAGACGACCGTCCTGGATATGGCGCGCAAGATCCTGTGCGAGCATGTGGCCGTGCTGCCCGAGGCGGCGTCGCTGGTCTATGGCGGCGGCTTCTGGCGCCTGCAGAGCCAGTCCGGCCGTGCGGCAGCCCAGCGGGCCATCTATCACGTCCAGCGCCAGCTGGAAAACGTCGCCCTGGGCGAAAACCGCTGGCCTGTCACCCTGTGCGACCGGGGCACGCTGGATGGCCTGGCCTATTGGCCCGAACCCCAGGAGACCTTCTGGGACATGGCCGGCAGCAGCATGGAGCAGGAATACGCCCGCTATGCTGCGGTCATCCACCTGCAGTCCCCATCCGAGGAAATGGGCTATAACCACCAGAATTCCCTGCGGATCGAGACGGCCCACCAGGCCCGGGAACTGGATGAGAAGATCGGTGCCCTGTGGTCCCGCCATCCCCGCTATACCATGATCGAGAGCCGCCCCGGCTTTCTGGAAAAGGTCCGTCTGGCCATCACCGCCATCACCCGCGAACTGCCCCGCGACTGCCGCGCCGTGGCCGAGGCCGCGGGCCTGGAAACGGTGTGAATCTGGCCGAAATTCCCGCCATCACCATCCACAGCCTGGAGGAATGCCGCGCGGCTGTCCTGCAGGCCCGGAAAGCGGGGCAGGACAGCGTTGTTCTTCTGTCAGCTCCCATGGCGGGAGCCCACGGCGGCGCCCTGTGGTTCAGCGCAATGATACGCCTGGTGCGGGAGGAATTCCCTGATATGGCCGTAACCGGCATTCTGGACTGCGGCAACCATCCCGGCCTTGCCCTGCAGGCCCTTGAGGCAGACGGGGTCGAGGTCCTGGTCTCCCCCGACACCCCGGGCCTCTCGGCGCTGCAGGATATTGCCGCGGCACGGGGGAAACGGTTGCGGGTGGAAAACAGGACAGA
The DNA window shown above is from Pseudomonadota bacterium and carries:
- a CDS encoding ATP-binding protein, producing the protein MSGQPVICERPCDARNTAGPTRFVVITGGPGAGKTTVLDMARKILCEHVAVLPEAASLVYGGGFWRLQSQSGRAAAQRAIYHVQRQLENVALGENRWPVTLCDRGTLDGLAYWPEPQETFWDMAGSSMEQEYARYAAVIHLQSPSEEMGYNHQNSLRIETAHQARELDEKIGALWSRHPRYTMIESRPGFLEKVRLAITAITRELPRDCRAVAEAAGLETV